A window of Natrinema versiforme contains these coding sequences:
- a CDS encoding energy-coupling factor transporter transmembrane protein EcfT, translating into MLTFEPDETVAHRLDPRTKLAVQIGFAATALAHTTPRALLVLSALTAIAVAAANVPLRRTLVAYRFALLVLALAPLIAGATFGPPWIDRSDALASGLASYRVLLILLVSAAYVRSTPVRDSRAAIQRTVPGKPGQILGIGVALVFRFLPVLRGDLRTIREAMAARLGTERGAVDRAGTTAILGLTRAFDRADRLSLALQARCFAWNPTLPPLSFSRADYPVLVLAVVLALSTFY; encoded by the coding sequence CGAACCCGACGAAACGGTCGCCCACCGCCTCGATCCCCGGACCAAACTGGCGGTCCAGATCGGGTTCGCCGCCACCGCGCTGGCACACACGACGCCGCGGGCGCTGCTCGTCCTCTCCGCGCTGACCGCGATTGCGGTGGCCGCGGCGAACGTCCCGCTTCGCCGCACCCTCGTCGCCTACCGCTTCGCCCTGCTCGTCCTCGCGCTCGCACCCCTGATCGCGGGGGCCACGTTCGGCCCGCCCTGGATCGATCGATCGGACGCCCTCGCGTCGGGGCTTGCGAGCTACCGGGTCCTACTTATCCTCCTCGTCAGCGCGGCCTACGTGCGTTCGACGCCGGTTCGAGACTCTCGAGCGGCGATCCAGCGGACGGTTCCCGGAAAGCCGGGCCAGATACTCGGCATCGGCGTCGCGCTCGTCTTTCGGTTCCTCCCGGTGCTTCGGGGCGACCTCCGGACGATCCGCGAGGCGATGGCCGCTCGGCTGGGAACCGAACGCGGCGCGGTCGACCGCGCCGGGACGACCGCTATCCTCGGGCTGACGCGGGCGTTCGACCGAGCGGATCGCCTCTCGCTCGCGCTGCAAGCGCGGTGTTTCGCGTGGAACCCCACGCTCCCGCCGCTTTCCTTCTCGCGGGCCGACTACCCCGTCCTCGTTCTCGCCGTCGTCCTCGCGCTGTCGACGTTTTACTGA
- a CDS encoding class I SAM-dependent methyltransferase family protein, with protein sequence MEVPCVRVALEHGEATRAALADADLIDDGYEIAVEDSRIYIPIADPDGVSDVLEAPEIVPRTVAERESQTTPADLLAFEPTYERLGRAALIDEDDPDRARAIADAILESDLPVETVLNKASKVKGETRVRDWELLAGENTEVVHREYGCEFLLDLSDVYFSPRLATERHRVAEQVTADEHAFDMFAGVGPFVVPFAKRGAECVGVDINPEAVDYLRENARRNGVEDRVTAINDDVRTVTTEYENWADRIVMNLPHSADDFLESAVTLAGDDCTIHYYDIQHEDDPFGPGERAIRAAADPDYEVTVETRHTVRSYAPHELNVCLDVRLER encoded by the coding sequence ATGGAAGTTCCGTGTGTCCGCGTCGCGCTCGAACACGGCGAAGCGACGCGTGCGGCGCTGGCCGACGCGGACCTGATCGACGACGGGTACGAAATCGCTGTCGAGGACAGCCGGATCTACATTCCGATCGCCGATCCCGACGGTGTCAGTGATGTCCTCGAGGCTCCCGAAATCGTCCCGCGGACGGTCGCCGAGCGCGAGAGCCAAACCACGCCCGCGGATCTCCTCGCGTTCGAGCCCACCTACGAGCGACTCGGGCGAGCCGCGCTCATCGACGAAGACGATCCCGACCGTGCGCGGGCGATCGCCGACGCCATCCTCGAGTCCGATCTCCCCGTCGAAACGGTGTTGAACAAGGCCTCGAAGGTCAAAGGCGAGACGCGGGTCCGGGACTGGGAGCTGCTCGCGGGCGAGAACACCGAAGTCGTCCACCGCGAGTACGGGTGTGAGTTCCTGTTGGACCTCTCCGACGTGTACTTCTCGCCGCGGCTCGCGACTGAGCGCCACCGCGTGGCAGAACAGGTGACGGCGGACGAGCACGCCTTCGACATGTTCGCGGGCGTCGGCCCGTTCGTCGTCCCCTTCGCCAAACGCGGCGCGGAGTGCGTCGGCGTCGATATCAACCCCGAGGCCGTCGACTACCTCCGCGAGAACGCGCGCCGAAACGGGGTCGAGGACCGCGTGACCGCTATCAACGACGACGTTCGGACAGTCACCACCGAGTACGAGAACTGGGCTGATCGGATCGTGATGAACCTCCCGCACAGCGCCGACGACTTCCTCGAGTCGGCCGTTACCCTCGCCGGCGACGACTGTACGATCCACTATTACGATATCCAACACGAGGACGACCCCTTCGGCCCGGGCGAACGCGCGATCCGCGCGGCGGCCGACCCCGACTACGAGGTCACCGTCGAAACCCGCCACACGGTCCGGTCGTACGCCCCGCACGAACTGAACGTCTGTCTGGACGTGCGACTCGAGCGATAA
- a CDS encoding heavy-metal-associated domain-containing protein — MDEYTLEVPAMTCEGCEIVITGAVTAVPGVGRVEADAEAGRVTIDGDPSAEPRVRNAIEEAGYDVPE; from the coding sequence ATGGACGAATACACGCTCGAGGTTCCCGCAATGACGTGTGAAGGCTGTGAGATAGTGATCACCGGCGCGGTGACGGCGGTGCCCGGAGTAGGCCGGGTCGAGGCCGACGCCGAGGCTGGTCGGGTAACGATCGACGGGGATCCGTCGGCGGAACCCCGTGTCCGTAACGCGATCGAGGAAGCCGGCTACGACGTTCCCGAATAA
- a CDS encoding DUF2182 domain-containing protein yields the protein MSASLRSGIERATGLVSVDLDRTTAVVAAMFALDALWWLLLYGGHVPMPGMGWLMTDAGIPMAAPGAMERAAFHVGTLKAVLGYAVVWGVMMWAMMQPAMTRFTRSYAAAYQGSAIGATRALVAFLGGYYAVWMASAVVPLLYDGILPGGIYGFTRAHTHAVIGGVLVLTGLYQCSSFKRSYLRTCCANVPAHLDGVLRAVREGLYHGIRCVCTCFGLFFLVMIVVGEMNLVWMVALTGVVTIERLPSWGEEIAVGTGLVSLVAGVIVLIIRPALPLAFTL from the coding sequence ATGAGTGCGTCGCTCCGGTCCGGGATCGAACGGGCGACCGGTCTCGTCTCCGTCGATCTCGATCGAACGACCGCCGTCGTTGCGGCCATGTTCGCTCTCGATGCGCTCTGGTGGCTGCTGTTGTACGGCGGCCACGTCCCGATGCCGGGAATGGGCTGGCTGATGACGGACGCCGGAATCCCGATGGCCGCGCCCGGGGCAATGGAGCGCGCCGCCTTCCACGTCGGGACGCTCAAGGCGGTACTCGGGTACGCCGTCGTGTGGGGCGTGATGATGTGGGCCATGATGCAGCCGGCGATGACGCGGTTCACCCGATCGTACGCCGCCGCGTATCAGGGGTCGGCTATCGGCGCGACGCGGGCGCTCGTCGCGTTTCTCGGCGGGTACTACGCCGTCTGGATGGCGTCCGCCGTCGTACCGCTCCTGTATGACGGAATCCTTCCGGGCGGGATTTACGGGTTCACCCGTGCACACACCCACGCCGTCATCGGCGGCGTCCTCGTCCTCACCGGGCTCTACCAGTGCTCGAGTTTCAAACGGTCGTACCTGCGGACGTGCTGTGCGAACGTCCCGGCCCATCTCGACGGCGTACTGCGAGCGGTCCGGGAGGGCCTGTATCACGGCATTCGCTGCGTCTGCACCTGCTTCGGCCTCTTCTTCCTGGTGATGATCGTCGTCGGCGAGATGAACCTCGTCTGGATGGTCGCGCTGACCGGCGTCGTCACGATCGAGCGTCTCCCGTCGTGGGGCGAGGAGATCGCCGTCGGGACCGGCCTCGTCTCTCTCGTCGCGGGCGTGATCGTGCTGATAATCCGACCGGCACTCCCGCTCGCTTTCACCCTCTGA
- a CDS encoding Rieske (2Fe-2S) protein translates to MSVRTRLTTVETVYESRSWLFTIRDQYGEPDEVILVPCEDSVEDGSTSSRPAANDTGRRSAPSEPSVADAPDGGVEAWINRCTHESQRLDTGRGAAMRDGQVICPKHGSMFDSCSGYCDNGEAADTTLPSVDIRVDDGVVYLTDDDVTFAHEGGIDEGDDEGGPSSTSHIGF, encoded by the coding sequence ATGAGCGTGCGAACGCGGCTCACGACCGTCGAGACGGTTTACGAGAGTCGGTCGTGGCTGTTCACGATTCGAGACCAGTACGGCGAACCGGACGAGGTGATCCTCGTTCCCTGCGAAGACAGTGTTGAGGACGGTTCGACGAGCAGTCGGCCTGCGGCCAACGACACCGGAAGGCGCTCCGCGCCTTCCGAGCCCTCGGTCGCTGACGCTCCCGACGGCGGCGTTGAGGCCTGGATCAACCGCTGTACCCACGAGTCCCAGCGTCTCGATACGGGCCGGGGCGCGGCGATGCGGGACGGGCAGGTCATCTGCCCGAAACACGGCTCGATGTTCGACTCCTGTTCGGGCTACTGCGATAACGGCGAGGCGGCCGACACGACGCTGCCGTCCGTCGATATACGCGTCGACGACGGCGTCGTCTACCTGACCGACGACGACGTCACCTTCGCCCACGAGGGCGGGATCGACGAGGGGGACGACGAGGGCGGCCCGTCATCGACCTCGCACATCGGGTTCTGA
- the dph5 gene encoding diphthine synthase: MLTFIGLGLYDESSITVEGRDALQAADRVYAEFYTSKLIGTTVDDLEAAHDIEIEVRDRAGVEQEPDDMLAAAETEDVAFLTAGDTMISTTHVDLRLRAHDRGIETRVIHGVTAQTATSSLTGLQNYRFGKATTLPFPYAHGADGLPASVTETIDDNQDDGLHTVVYLDIKAEREEYMTADVGAELIAEEYPDLAGVVVARAGSPDPLVEAGTMAELADREFGDPLHLLVVPGECHLLEADALVELAGADRESLRIA; the protein is encoded by the coding sequence ATGCTCACCTTCATCGGCCTCGGTCTCTACGACGAGAGCTCGATCACCGTCGAGGGCCGGGACGCCCTGCAGGCGGCCGACCGCGTTTACGCCGAGTTCTACACCAGCAAACTGATCGGCACGACGGTCGACGACCTCGAGGCCGCCCACGATATCGAGATCGAGGTCCGGGACCGCGCGGGCGTCGAACAGGAACCGGACGACATGCTCGCGGCAGCCGAAACCGAGGACGTCGCCTTCCTGACGGCCGGAGATACGATGATTTCGACGACCCACGTCGACCTGCGGCTGCGCGCTCACGACCGCGGGATCGAGACGCGCGTGATCCACGGCGTCACCGCCCAGACCGCCACCAGTTCGCTGACAGGCCTACAGAACTACCGGTTCGGCAAAGCGACGACGCTGCCGTTTCCCTACGCCCACGGCGCGGACGGGCTCCCCGCGAGCGTGACCGAAACGATCGATGACAATCAGGACGACGGACTACATACCGTCGTCTACCTCGACATTAAGGCCGAGCGCGAGGAGTACATGACCGCCGACGTCGGTGCGGAACTGATCGCCGAGGAGTACCCCGACCTCGCGGGCGTCGTCGTCGCCCGCGCGGGCAGCCCCGACCCGCTCGTCGAGGCCGGGACCATGGCCGAACTCGCGGACCGGGAGTTCGGCGATCCGCTGCATCTGCTCGTCGTTCCGGGGGAGTGTCACCTGCTCGAGGCCGACGCGCTGGTCGAACTGGCCGGTGCGGACCGAGAGAGCCTCCGCATTGCGTGA